A single genomic interval of Demequina sp. NBRC 110054 harbors:
- a CDS encoding glycoside hydrolase family 127 protein, with amino-acid sequence MTAEKKEGVAGPVRLRDPFAYRQRPVDLSDIVVDSTDELGRWQHLNGSATLPHVVAQMETSGVLDNLRKAIAGEGEFIGPPFADSDLYKTLEAVAWETARTGANPFPEFLETSVDLLGRAQREDGYLNSHFQLPTTPERWSDLRMGHELYCAGHLIQAAVAWNRANGDDRLLAISRRVVDHIWDVLGPDGRVGFPGHPEIETALMELYRETGDERSAELAALFLERRSHLPMSGPAGFASAYYQNDVPVRESTTAMGHAVRQLYLSTGVADLALEKNDPGLTDAAVRVWTDAIETKTYLTGGQGSRHRDESFGDAYELPPERAYAETCAGIASFMLSYRLLMATDEARYAFEMERVLRNGVLSGVALDGEHFFYSNPLQMRTGHRPEAEDSPAERLSWYGCACCPPNLARLGSSLASYLATCDERGVTLQIPAATTLSARGDGWSARVCTETDAPYGGRIGAVVEQTTGTWRLRLRVPAGASAVTATVNGEPVAVEVDGYAEIEREWKAGDSVIVEAAVPVRAVHPHPYVDAVRGSIAMMKGPLVYCLETASAERKVVLEDLRVTPDDVRAAEPAPVPELETTGLVLTAHEVAGADLPLYGDVPAPTASAPVRVTAIPYARWANRGPTAMRVWVPTL; translated from the coding sequence ATGACCGCAGAGAAGAAGGAAGGCGTGGCCGGGCCGGTGCGCCTCCGCGATCCGTTCGCGTATCGGCAGAGGCCCGTCGACCTCTCCGACATCGTGGTCGACTCGACTGACGAGCTCGGCCGCTGGCAGCACCTCAACGGCTCCGCGACGCTGCCGCACGTGGTCGCACAGATGGAGACCAGCGGGGTCCTCGACAATCTCCGCAAGGCGATCGCGGGGGAGGGCGAGTTCATCGGACCCCCGTTCGCCGACTCGGACCTCTACAAGACGCTCGAGGCGGTCGCCTGGGAGACGGCGCGCACGGGCGCCAACCCCTTCCCGGAGTTCCTCGAGACCTCGGTCGACCTGCTCGGTCGGGCCCAGCGCGAGGACGGCTACCTCAACAGCCACTTCCAGCTGCCCACGACGCCCGAGCGCTGGAGCGACCTCAGGATGGGCCACGAGCTGTACTGCGCCGGGCACCTCATCCAGGCCGCGGTCGCGTGGAACCGCGCGAACGGTGACGACCGCCTGCTCGCGATCTCTCGCCGAGTCGTCGACCACATCTGGGACGTGCTCGGACCCGACGGACGCGTCGGCTTCCCCGGCCATCCCGAGATCGAGACCGCGCTCATGGAGCTCTACCGGGAGACGGGGGACGAGCGCAGCGCCGAGCTGGCCGCCCTGTTCCTCGAGCGCCGGTCCCATCTCCCGATGAGCGGGCCCGCGGGATTCGCCTCGGCCTACTACCAGAACGACGTGCCCGTGCGGGAGTCGACGACCGCGATGGGCCACGCGGTGCGCCAGCTGTACCTCAGCACCGGCGTCGCTGACCTCGCGCTCGAGAAGAACGACCCCGGGCTCACGGATGCGGCCGTGCGGGTGTGGACCGATGCGATCGAGACCAAGACCTACCTCACGGGCGGTCAGGGCTCGCGCCACCGCGACGAGTCCTTCGGAGACGCGTACGAGCTGCCTCCCGAGCGCGCCTACGCGGAGACCTGCGCGGGCATCGCGAGCTTCATGCTGTCGTACCGGCTGCTCATGGCGACGGACGAGGCGCGCTACGCGTTCGAGATGGAGCGCGTGCTGCGCAACGGGGTGCTGTCGGGCGTCGCGCTCGACGGCGAGCACTTCTTCTACTCGAACCCGCTGCAGATGCGCACGGGCCACCGCCCGGAGGCGGAGGACTCTCCCGCGGAGCGGCTGTCCTGGTACGGGTGCGCGTGCTGCCCGCCCAACCTCGCCCGCCTCGGCTCCTCCCTCGCTTCCTACCTCGCGACGTGCGACGAGCGCGGGGTCACCTTGCAGATCCCCGCGGCCACCACGCTCAGCGCACGCGGCGACGGCTGGTCGGCGCGCGTGTGCACGGAGACGGACGCGCCCTACGGGGGCCGGATCGGCGCCGTGGTCGAGCAGACCACCGGCACGTGGCGGCTTCGCCTGCGCGTCCCGGCAGGAGCGTCGGCGGTGACGGCGACGGTGAACGGCGAGCCCGTCGCGGTCGAGGTCGACGGATACGCGGAGATCGAGCGGGAGTGGAAGGCCGGGGACAGCGTGATCGTCGAGGCCGCCGTCCCTGTCCGCGCGGTCCACCCTCACCCCTATGTCGACGCCGTGCGCGGCTCGATCGCGATGATGAAGGGCCCGTTGGTGTACTGCCTCGAGACCGCCTCGGCCGAGCGCAAGGTCGTGCTCGAGGACCTGCGGGTCACACCCGATGACGTGAGGGCCGCCGAGCCCGCACCGGTGCCGGAGCTCGAGACGACAGGTCTCGTGCTCACCGCGCACGAGGTCGCGGGGGCCGATCTGCCGCTCTACGGAGACGTGCCCGCGCCGACCGCGAGTGCGCCGGTCAGGGTCACGGCGATCCCTTACGCGCGGTGGGCGAATCGTGGACCGACGGCGATGCGCGTCTGGGTGCCCACGCTCTGA
- a CDS encoding glycoside hydrolase family 36 protein codes for MTTFAWGDLGAELRVVAADDAPVVIGVSDVIAGPAEGRAQALVELVTTDAGLICASSSHRRGVVGEALRYVSHEATEQRLVVVQRDDASGLETWTEIAATTGAGTYRCRTTVTNVGDATRVLEAVSSISLGGLTGYLGRTSSTQVWTARNEQMAENRWSPEPIADLLPDINPAIHRQPARGVVERTGETTWPTGRFQPGGVLVGPDAALAWEIEHNGPWRWEVGSLFAREDWLGLILMGPTALQHGWSHPLAPGESFTTVPATVALGADLVDANARLTAHRRATHGPQPADASTALIYNDYMNTLMGDPTTEKLEPLIDAVAEVGADVFCIDAGWYDEGGDWWPSVGRWEPSVRRFGEGGLARLLERIRARGMRPGLWLEPEVIGVRSDVAAELPDSAFMTRGGARIASHDRYFLDLTDDAARAHVDATFDRVIGEYGAEYIKWDYNVTPGAGPDPDGVSPGAGLLAHHRALQELVEGIRERHPHVILESCASGAMRQDRATLSLYDLQSTSDQQDARLYPPIAAGAGMAMPLEQAGNWAYPHWEMNAEEVAFALVTGLAGRMYLSGYLDRFSERSRALVAQAAAVYRGVIRHHRESVPMWPLGLPGWSDEVVASGSRALSDDVTLACVWSRADAAAAELSFPHLAGAEVEVVQAFPAPASDLAAWETSWDPERGALEITGMGDLEARLYALRKVENR; via the coding sequence ATGACGACCTTCGCCTGGGGTGACCTCGGGGCCGAGCTGCGCGTCGTCGCGGCGGACGACGCGCCCGTCGTGATCGGCGTCTCCGATGTCATCGCGGGTCCCGCCGAGGGCAGGGCGCAGGCTCTCGTGGAGCTCGTCACGACAGACGCGGGCCTCATCTGCGCGAGCTCGAGCCACCGCCGCGGAGTGGTCGGCGAGGCGCTCCGTTACGTCTCGCATGAGGCCACCGAGCAGCGGCTGGTCGTGGTGCAGCGCGACGATGCCTCAGGGCTGGAGACCTGGACGGAGATCGCGGCGACGACCGGTGCGGGCACCTACCGGTGCCGCACGACCGTGACGAACGTCGGTGACGCGACGCGGGTCCTCGAGGCGGTCTCCTCGATCTCGCTGGGCGGGCTCACCGGCTACCTGGGGCGGACCAGCTCCACCCAGGTGTGGACCGCTCGCAACGAGCAGATGGCCGAGAACCGGTGGAGTCCCGAGCCGATCGCGGATCTGCTTCCTGACATCAACCCCGCGATCCACCGTCAGCCGGCGAGGGGCGTCGTCGAGCGCACGGGTGAGACCACGTGGCCGACCGGACGGTTCCAGCCGGGCGGCGTCCTCGTGGGTCCCGACGCGGCGCTCGCGTGGGAGATCGAGCACAACGGGCCTTGGCGCTGGGAGGTCGGCTCGCTCTTCGCTCGCGAGGACTGGCTCGGGCTGATCCTCATGGGCCCGACGGCGCTCCAGCACGGCTGGTCGCATCCGCTCGCGCCGGGGGAGTCGTTCACGACCGTGCCCGCGACCGTCGCGCTCGGCGCCGACCTCGTGGACGCGAATGCCCGCCTGACCGCGCACCGGCGCGCGACCCACGGGCCGCAGCCCGCGGACGCCTCGACCGCGCTGATCTACAACGACTACATGAACACCCTCATGGGTGATCCGACCACCGAGAAGCTCGAGCCGCTGATCGACGCGGTGGCCGAGGTCGGCGCGGACGTGTTCTGCATCGACGCGGGCTGGTACGACGAGGGCGGCGACTGGTGGCCCTCCGTCGGACGGTGGGAGCCCTCCGTGCGACGCTTCGGCGAGGGCGGGCTCGCGCGGCTCCTGGAGCGGATCCGCGCGCGCGGCATGCGGCCGGGGCTGTGGCTCGAGCCCGAGGTGATCGGCGTGCGCTCCGACGTCGCCGCGGAGCTGCCGGACAGCGCCTTCATGACGCGCGGGGGAGCCCGGATCGCCTCGCACGATCGCTACTTCCTCGACCTCACGGACGATGCGGCACGCGCCCACGTCGACGCGACGTTCGACCGGGTGATCGGCGAGTACGGGGCCGAGTACATCAAGTGGGACTACAACGTCACCCCGGGCGCGGGGCCCGACCCTGACGGTGTCTCGCCGGGGGCCGGCCTGCTCGCGCACCATCGTGCGCTGCAGGAGCTCGTGGAAGGCATCCGGGAGCGCCACCCGCACGTGATCCTCGAGTCGTGCGCGTCGGGCGCGATGCGCCAGGACCGGGCGACGCTGTCGCTCTACGACCTGCAGTCGACATCGGATCAGCAGGACGCGCGCCTCTACCCGCCGATCGCGGCCGGCGCGGGAATGGCGATGCCGCTCGAGCAGGCGGGCAACTGGGCGTACCCGCACTGGGAGATGAACGCCGAGGAGGTCGCCTTCGCGCTCGTGACGGGGCTCGCCGGGCGGATGTATCTCTCGGGATACCTCGACAGGTTCTCCGAGCGCTCGCGCGCGCTCGTCGCGCAGGCGGCCGCGGTCTACCGCGGCGTGATCCGCCACCACCGCGAGTCCGTGCCCATGTGGCCGCTCGGGCTGCCGGGATGGTCGGACGAGGTGGTCGCGTCGGGCAGCCGTGCCCTGTCCGACGACGTGACGCTCGCGTGCGTGTGGAGCCGCGCCGACGCCGCTGCCGCGGAGCTGTCGTTCCCGCACCTCGCGGGAGCCGAGGTCGAGGTGGTGCAGGCGTTCCCGGCGCCAGCGTCGGACCTCGCGGCATGGGAGACGTCGTGGGACCCCGAGCGGGGCGCGCTCGAGATCACTGGCATGGGAGACCTCGAGGCGAGGCTGTACGCACTCAGGAAGGTGGAGAACCGATGA
- the yicI gene encoding alpha-xylosidase: MKFTEGYWRVREGFTALHPRVIHDVRVSDDARSMTVFAPTNPIEHRGMTLSNPELTLSLSAPADDVIAVTVEHFTGRRHATPDFELNEPGASRVTADADDAAVIFASGDLSLVLDRATAQFEFRRPDGSVLTGSGFKGVGSLVGPEGQEFVHQQLSLGVGETVIGLGERFGPVAKNGQVVDMWNDDSGTSSDRSYKNIPFYMTDRGYGVFVDHPEEASFEVGSEKVGRVQFSVPGQRLTYYVILGPSPKEVLTKYTALTGRPPRLPHWSYGLWLTTSFLTDYDAETVSAFIDGMAERDIPLSAFHYDCFWMREFQWCDFEWDARYFPDPVARIADHHDKGVRVCLWINPYIGARSPLFEEGKEKGYLLRLEDGGVYQTDFWQSGMGLVDFTNPEAREWYAGYLDRLLDQGVDAFKTDFGESVPTDVVYHDGSDPQRMHNYYTHLYNRTVHELLERRKGKGNAVLFARSATAGGQTMPVHWGGDCEATHVAMAETVRGGVSLASSGFGYWAHDIGGFEGKPSNDLYKRWVAFGLLSSHSRLHGSHSVRVPWEFDEEAVDVLREFTTLKLSLLPTLAMIAEDTVTQGVPMMRHLLLEFPDDPGVARLDHQYMLGPDLMVAPVLTPDGTVDYYLPAGGWTNLLTGARAERGWQREVHDVHTLPLMVRDGAVLAFQDGRRDTEGSLLEGLRLRVFPGESGTRTLTLRSGFEADAQEVEATVTVTDDAVEVTALGLPEGWSLEVERALVPSVSGVARIQRG; the protein is encoded by the coding sequence ATGAAGTTCACCGAAGGCTATTGGCGGGTCCGTGAGGGCTTCACCGCGCTGCACCCGCGGGTGATCCACGATGTCCGCGTCTCGGACGACGCCCGATCGATGACGGTCTTCGCGCCGACCAACCCGATCGAGCACCGCGGCATGACGCTCTCGAACCCCGAGCTCACGCTCTCCCTCAGTGCCCCGGCCGACGACGTGATCGCCGTGACGGTCGAGCACTTCACTGGCCGCCGCCACGCGACGCCCGACTTCGAGCTGAACGAGCCCGGCGCCTCGCGGGTCACCGCGGATGCGGACGATGCGGCCGTCATTTTCGCCTCCGGGGACCTCTCGCTCGTCCTCGACAGGGCGACGGCGCAGTTCGAGTTCCGCCGTCCTGACGGGAGCGTGCTCACGGGCTCGGGCTTCAAGGGCGTCGGCTCGCTCGTCGGCCCCGAGGGCCAGGAGTTCGTGCACCAGCAGCTGTCGCTCGGCGTCGGCGAGACCGTGATCGGCCTCGGCGAGCGCTTCGGACCCGTGGCCAAGAACGGCCAGGTCGTCGACATGTGGAACGACGACTCGGGCACCTCCTCTGACCGCTCGTACAAGAACATCCCCTTCTACATGACCGACAGGGGCTACGGGGTGTTCGTCGACCACCCCGAGGAGGCCTCCTTCGAGGTCGGGTCGGAGAAGGTGGGCCGCGTCCAGTTCAGCGTCCCCGGCCAGCGCCTCACGTACTACGTGATCCTCGGACCCAGCCCCAAGGAGGTGCTGACGAAGTACACCGCGCTCACGGGACGGCCTCCGCGACTTCCGCACTGGTCGTACGGCCTGTGGCTCACCACCTCGTTCCTCACGGACTACGACGCCGAGACTGTGTCGGCGTTCATCGACGGCATGGCCGAGCGCGACATCCCGCTGTCCGCGTTCCACTACGACTGCTTCTGGATGCGCGAGTTCCAGTGGTGCGACTTCGAGTGGGACGCGCGCTACTTCCCCGACCCTGTGGCGCGCATCGCTGACCACCACGACAAGGGCGTGCGGGTGTGCCTGTGGATCAACCCCTACATCGGCGCGCGCTCCCCGCTGTTCGAGGAGGGCAAGGAGAAGGGCTACCTGCTCCGGCTCGAGGACGGCGGCGTCTATCAGACCGACTTCTGGCAGTCGGGCATGGGGCTCGTGGACTTCACCAACCCCGAAGCGCGCGAGTGGTACGCGGGCTACCTCGACAGGCTGCTCGACCAGGGCGTCGACGCCTTCAAGACCGACTTCGGCGAGTCCGTCCCGACCGACGTGGTCTACCACGACGGCAGCGACCCGCAGCGGATGCACAACTACTACACGCATCTGTACAACCGCACGGTCCACGAGCTGCTCGAGCGGCGCAAGGGCAAGGGCAACGCGGTGCTGTTCGCCCGGTCGGCCACCGCAGGCGGGCAGACGATGCCCGTCCACTGGGGCGGCGACTGCGAAGCGACCCACGTGGCGATGGCGGAGACCGTGCGCGGCGGCGTCTCCCTCGCCTCGTCCGGCTTCGGCTACTGGGCCCACGACATCGGCGGCTTCGAGGGCAAGCCCTCGAACGACCTGTACAAGCGGTGGGTCGCGTTCGGCCTGCTGTCGAGCCACTCGCGGCTCCACGGCTCGCACTCGGTGCGTGTGCCGTGGGAGTTCGATGAGGAGGCGGTCGACGTGCTCCGCGAGTTCACGACGCTCAAGCTGAGCCTCCTGCCGACGCTCGCGATGATCGCCGAGGACACCGTGACGCAGGGTGTGCCGATGATGCGCCACCTGCTGCTCGAGTTCCCGGACGACCCGGGCGTCGCGCGCCTGGACCACCAGTACATGCTCGGCCCCGACCTCATGGTCGCGCCCGTGCTCACCCCCGACGGCACGGTCGACTACTACCTGCCCGCAGGCGGCTGGACCAATCTGCTGACCGGCGCGCGCGCGGAGCGCGGCTGGCAGCGCGAGGTCCACGACGTCCACACGCTTCCGCTGATGGTGCGCGACGGTGCCGTCCTCGCCTTCCAGGACGGCAGGCGGGACACCGAAGGGAGCCTGCTCGAGGGCCTGAGGCTGCGTGTCTTCCCGGGTGAGAGCGGCACCCGTACGCTCACGCTGAGGTCGGGCTTCGAGGCCGACGCCCAGGAGGTCGAGGCGACCGTGACCGTGACGGACGATGCGGTGGAGGTCACCGCGCTCGGCCTGCCCGAGGGGTGGAGCCTCGAGGTGGAACGCGCCCTCGTGCCGTCCGTCTCCGGTGTCGCCAGGATCCAGCGTGGCTGA
- a CDS encoding LacI family DNA-binding transcriptional regulator: protein MTSRRHVTLRDVAREAGVSVRTVSNVVNDFHYVSSETREKVEAAIAVLGYRPNRSARSLRNGSTRTLGLVLPEFSQPYFAELADTVFAAAAEAGYKVLIETLGPGGDERIADVVGDLAVSTDGVLVSPTFLDGTTLAAEDSPVPMVALTARRIDAGFDHVAMDDARGAELATAHLLGMGRRRIAAIGSALGFARHGRTGEARHRGYLAAHATAGVEPDEALAVGTLEWTQASGYEAVRELRSRGAAFDAVFAMNDLLAIGVLHALQDEGAAIPGDVAVAGFDDIAMASHLSPPLTTIDPGMRDIVDTAIRLLLGRIDGSRTGQGEEILVPPTLVVRGTTHAPS from the coding sequence ATGACCTCGCGCCGCCACGTGACGCTGCGGGATGTCGCGCGCGAGGCAGGCGTCTCGGTGCGGACCGTGTCGAACGTCGTCAACGACTTCCACTACGTCAGCAGCGAGACGAGGGAGAAGGTCGAGGCGGCCATCGCGGTGCTCGGATACCGCCCGAACCGCAGCGCGCGCAGCCTCCGCAACGGATCCACGCGCACGCTCGGGCTGGTCCTCCCGGAGTTCTCGCAACCCTACTTCGCCGAGCTGGCCGACACCGTCTTCGCCGCGGCGGCCGAGGCGGGCTACAAGGTGCTGATCGAGACGCTGGGCCCCGGCGGCGACGAGCGGATCGCCGACGTCGTCGGCGACCTGGCCGTCTCGACCGACGGCGTGCTCGTGAGCCCGACCTTCCTCGACGGCACGACGCTCGCGGCGGAGGACAGCCCCGTCCCGATGGTCGCGCTCACGGCGCGCAGGATCGATGCCGGCTTCGATCACGTCGCCATGGACGATGCGCGAGGCGCCGAGCTCGCGACGGCGCACCTGCTGGGGATGGGTCGGCGGCGCATCGCCGCGATCGGCTCGGCCCTGGGATTCGCGCGCCACGGCCGCACCGGGGAGGCCAGGCACAGGGGCTACCTGGCGGCGCACGCGACGGCCGGCGTCGAGCCCGACGAGGCGCTCGCCGTCGGGACGCTCGAGTGGACCCAGGCATCGGGCTACGAGGCGGTGCGGGAGCTGCGCAGCCGAGGCGCCGCGTTCGACGCGGTGTTCGCCATGAACGACCTGCTCGCGATCGGGGTGCTCCATGCACTCCAGGACGAGGGGGCGGCCATCCCCGGCGATGTCGCCGTCGCCGGCTTCGACGACATCGCCATGGCGAGCCACCTCTCCCCTCCCCTCACGACCATCGATCCCGGCATGCGGGACATCGTCGACACCGCCATCCGGCTGCTCCTGGGACGGATCGACGGCTCCCGGACCGGCCAAGGCGAGGAGATCCTCGTGCCGCCGACGCTCGTCGTCCGCGGCACGACCCACGCACCCTCGTAG
- a CDS encoding DUF998 domain-containing protein, producing MTEPIPGRDDAATGPASQGGIGLSARTNTTLELTATGLGAFAFTAVAAVALLALGFGPSPIAGPDSVGQYAALASAVTAALAFAGGRYVLHLRSAPRIDSALDVADVAALAVAHGVIALLSWTLAAEIMSQAFIDATVFALAAYGLAGATAAVSAYVSFLSAVNMDAQLLAIVLAVFLVEGVLASALTASDPAWWEENLSSLGITHDVSALAFNLTLIVAGFLVAVLARVATRDIPTAEPQGMLKVRTALIIIGVFLGLVGVFKVDTHFWIHTGVASGMAVTFAVLTIRLRAWVPGLSRAFLPVGWGFSAFIFFLGVLFAFGRLTLTAVELVAGVLVFAWIILFQRNVGALRADSA from the coding sequence ATGACGGAGCCCATCCCTGGCAGGGACGATGCGGCCACGGGCCCGGCGTCGCAGGGCGGAATCGGCCTCAGCGCACGGACGAACACGACGCTCGAGCTCACCGCGACCGGGCTGGGTGCCTTCGCCTTCACCGCGGTCGCCGCGGTCGCCCTCCTCGCCCTCGGCTTCGGCCCCTCACCCATCGCCGGCCCCGACTCGGTCGGTCAGTACGCGGCGCTCGCCTCCGCGGTCACGGCGGCACTCGCGTTCGCCGGCGGCCGGTACGTGCTGCATCTGAGGTCAGCCCCGCGGATCGACAGTGCGCTCGACGTCGCTGACGTCGCCGCCCTCGCGGTCGCGCACGGCGTGATCGCCCTTCTCAGCTGGACTCTCGCCGCCGAGATCATGTCCCAGGCCTTCATCGACGCGACCGTGTTCGCGCTGGCCGCCTACGGGCTCGCGGGCGCGACCGCCGCGGTGTCCGCCTACGTGTCTTTCCTCTCCGCGGTGAACATGGACGCGCAGCTGCTCGCGATCGTGCTCGCGGTCTTCCTGGTCGAGGGCGTGCTCGCAAGCGCGCTCACCGCGAGCGATCCCGCCTGGTGGGAGGAGAACCTCAGCTCGCTCGGGATCACCCACGACGTGTCGGCGCTCGCGTTCAACCTCACCCTGATCGTCGCGGGATTCCTGGTCGCGGTGCTCGCGCGGGTCGCGACGCGGGACATCCCGACCGCCGAGCCCCAAGGCATGCTCAAGGTGCGGACCGCGCTCATCATCATCGGCGTGTTCCTGGGCCTGGTCGGGGTGTTCAAGGTGGACACGCACTTCTGGATCCACACCGGGGTGGCGAGCGGCATGGCGGTCACCTTCGCCGTCCTCACCATCCGGCTGCGCGCGTGGGTGCCCGGCTTGTCACGCGCGTTCCTCCCCGTCGGCTGGGGCTTCTCCGCGTTCATCTTCTTCCTTGGCGTCCTGTTCGCGTTCGGGAGGCTCACGCTGACCGCCGTGGAGCTCGTCGCCGGCGTGCTCGTGTTCGCGTGGATCATCCTGTTCCAGCGCAACGTCGGCGCGCTGCGCGCCGACTCGGCCTGA
- a CDS encoding FUSC family protein → MAATDGDEQGAMRRAVAAGDRAIRSLGDVKPSPHRRLPLALQAGFSIAAPILVAIAFGRPDLGYLAATGAFAALYLASAKHIDRARFVPVIGATLLASAALGTAAGTNTALTAIGLVTVAVLAGVGTQLFALGPPGPLFFVLVFGASSHITAEVDGVRAVEPAVYLTSMAVGVAIAWAAASAPLVKRRHRIPPTPFRELVPGPRWTAEGAGVAIRVAAVAVVGTTIGFVLLNPEHAYWTVCAGIAVVGIRAPRHAVLSRGLHRVVGTFVGVGVFAMLSLIPFGHVGTALLLGLLQMAIELIVVRHYALALTLITPLVLTLVSSASGAAGSTIAPERLIDTVVGAGLGVLAALIPDPKGSNE, encoded by the coding sequence ATGGCGGCCACTGACGGCGATGAGCAGGGCGCGATGCGCCGCGCGGTGGCCGCGGGTGACCGCGCCATCCGCAGCCTGGGCGACGTGAAGCCCTCGCCGCATCGTCGCCTCCCCCTCGCCCTCCAGGCGGGCTTCTCGATCGCGGCTCCGATCCTCGTCGCGATCGCTTTCGGCAGGCCTGACCTCGGCTACCTCGCCGCGACGGGCGCGTTCGCCGCCCTCTACCTCGCCTCCGCGAAGCACATCGACCGCGCGAGGTTCGTGCCGGTGATCGGCGCGACGCTGCTCGCGTCCGCGGCTCTCGGCACCGCGGCGGGCACGAACACGGCCCTCACCGCGATAGGCCTCGTCACCGTCGCCGTGCTCGCGGGCGTCGGCACGCAGCTGTTCGCGCTCGGGCCCCCGGGACCGCTGTTCTTCGTGCTCGTCTTCGGGGCGTCCTCCCACATCACGGCCGAGGTCGACGGCGTCCGCGCGGTCGAGCCGGCCGTGTACCTGACCTCGATGGCCGTCGGCGTCGCGATCGCGTGGGCGGCCGCGTCCGCTCCGCTGGTGAAGCGCAGGCACCGGATCCCACCGACGCCGTTCCGCGAGCTGGTTCCCGGTCCGCGCTGGACGGCGGAGGGCGCGGGGGTGGCGATCCGCGTGGCCGCCGTCGCGGTGGTCGGCACCACGATCGGCTTCGTGCTCCTCAACCCCGAGCACGCGTATTGGACGGTCTGCGCGGGTATCGCGGTGGTCGGCATCCGCGCGCCGCGGCACGCGGTCCTGTCGCGGGGCCTGCACCGCGTGGTCGGCACGTTCGTCGGCGTCGGGGTCTTCGCGATGCTGTCGCTGATCCCCTTCGGCCACGTCGGCACGGCCCTCCTCCTGGGCCTCCTCCAGATGGCGATCGAGCTGATCGTGGTCCGGCACTACGCGCTCGCGCTGACCCTCATCACGCCCCTCGTGCTGACCCTCGTGTCCTCCGCAAGCGGCGCCGCCGGCTCGACGATCGCGCCCGAGCGGCTGATCGATACAGTGGTCGGCGCAGGCCTGGGGGTGTTGGCGGCCCTCATCCCCGACCCGAAGGGCTCAAACGAATAG